In one Pseudomonadota bacterium genomic region, the following are encoded:
- a CDS encoding MFS transporter codes for MSTDGLARPPGISRGQAWAVLAVLTGLNLVNYLDRYVVPAVQETIRHDMRLDDSQLGLLTTAFVVVFMVLSPVFGWLGDTRSRTALIGFGVVVWSLATASSGIVPTFGMLLVTRMFVGVGEAAYGTIAPAVLSDAFSPEVRGRVFSVFYAAVPIGSALGYLVGGAVGSHWGWRHAFLLTAIPGIVLAFLAMRLPDPQRGAQGEEDDGAGAAAEGVSSIYGALLRNRLFVLTVAGYAAGTFAIGGLAVWLPTFLLRERHLENAAEIVGAVMAVSGLVGTLAGGWLGDAFVRRTPLSYLWVSGITSLLAVPSTIIALRATDSRVYLAAIFISALLVFASTGPINTLIVNVVSPDMRASALAATTLAIHLFGDALSPVLIGGLSDFTRSLALAVLIVPVALAAGAFIWIVTAWWGDRTAKRGVA; via the coding sequence ATGTCAACCGATGGGCTCGCTCGCCCCCCCGGCATCTCTCGCGGCCAGGCCTGGGCCGTGCTTGCCGTTCTCACGGGGCTGAATCTCGTGAACTACCTCGATCGCTACGTCGTGCCGGCGGTGCAGGAGACCATCCGGCACGACATGAGGCTCGATGACAGCCAGCTCGGCCTTCTCACGACGGCCTTCGTGGTGGTCTTCATGGTGCTCTCGCCCGTGTTCGGCTGGCTCGGCGACACCCGCTCGCGCACCGCGCTCATCGGTTTTGGTGTTGTTGTGTGGAGCCTTGCCACCGCGTCGTCCGGCATCGTGCCCACCTTCGGGATGCTGCTGGTCACGCGCATGTTCGTGGGCGTGGGAGAGGCCGCCTATGGCACCATTGCGCCAGCCGTTCTCTCAGACGCGTTCTCGCCAGAGGTGAGAGGTCGGGTCTTCTCGGTCTTCTACGCGGCAGTGCCCATCGGTTCAGCGCTCGGCTACCTCGTCGGTGGGGCCGTGGGGTCGCACTGGGGATGGCGCCACGCCTTTCTGCTCACGGCCATCCCGGGCATCGTGCTCGCCTTCCTCGCCATGCGCCTGCCTGACCCTCAGCGGGGTGCCCAGGGTGAAGAAGATGACGGGGCAGGTGCTGCGGCGGAAGGGGTCTCGTCGATCTACGGCGCACTGCTGCGCAACCGTCTCTTTGTGCTCACGGTGGCGGGGTACGCCGCGGGGACGTTTGCCATCGGCGGCCTGGCGGTGTGGTTGCCCACGTTCCTGTTGCGCGAGCGCCATCTCGAGAATGCGGCCGAGATCGTGGGCGCCGTCATGGCGGTGAGCGGCCTGGTCGGCACGCTGGCCGGGGGCTGGCTCGGAGACGCCTTCGTGCGGCGCACCCCCTTGTCGTACCTGTGGGTGTCGGGGATCACGAGTCTCCTGGCCGTTCCTTCCACTATCATCGCCTTGCGCGCCACTGATTCGCGGGTCTACCTGGCTGCCATCTTCATCTCGGCCTTGCTCGTGTTCGCATCGACCGGCCCCATCAACACCCTCATCGTGAACGTGGTGTCGCCCGACATGCGGGCCAGCGCGCTGGCGGCCACCACGCTGGCGATTCACCTGTTCGGGGACGCGCTCTCGCCCGTGCTCATCGGCGGTCTGTCCGATTTTACGCGATCGCTGGCCCTGGCTGTGCTCATCGTGCCTGTGGCGCTCGCCGCCGGCGCCTTCATCTGGATTGTCACCGCCTGGTGGGGCGACCGCACGGCGAAGCGAGGCGTGGCATGA